From Streptomyces sp. NBC_01754, a single genomic window includes:
- the egtD gene encoding L-histidine N(alpha)-methyltransferase gives MSPFLLTRTLPVDATDAALRADVLDGLTRNPKSLPPKWFYDAHGSALFEEITRLKEYYPTRAEREILLARAGDIAEGSGARTLIELGSGSSEKTRYLLDALPGPHTYVPVDVSESALRGAAQALLAERPGLSVHALIADFTQPLELPDSPGPRLVAFLGGTLGNLLPGERAEFLRAVRARLVPGDSLLLGTDLVKDEATLVAAYDDAAGVTAAFNKNVLRVVNRELAADFPPDDFDHVALWDAEHEWIEMRLRARRALTVKIRELDLVVPFEEGEELRTEISAKFREEGVRGELAMAGLRLDRWWTDTAGRFALSLSTAR, from the coding sequence GTGAGTCCCTTCCTGCTGACCCGCACGCTGCCGGTGGACGCGACGGACGCGGCGCTGCGCGCCGATGTGCTCGACGGCCTGACCCGGAATCCGAAGTCCCTGCCGCCCAAGTGGTTCTACGACGCGCACGGCAGTGCCCTGTTCGAGGAGATCACCCGGCTGAAGGAGTACTACCCGACCCGCGCCGAGCGGGAGATCCTGCTCGCCCGTGCCGGTGACATCGCGGAGGGGTCCGGCGCCCGGACCCTGATCGAACTGGGCTCGGGTTCCTCGGAGAAGACCCGGTATCTGCTGGACGCCCTGCCCGGTCCCCACACGTACGTACCGGTCGACGTCAGCGAGAGCGCACTGAGGGGAGCGGCCCAGGCGTTGCTGGCCGAACGCCCCGGGCTCTCGGTGCACGCGCTGATCGCCGACTTCACCCAGCCCCTGGAACTTCCGGACAGCCCGGGGCCCCGGCTGGTGGCCTTCCTGGGCGGAACGCTGGGCAATCTGCTGCCGGGCGAGCGTGCCGAGTTCCTGCGGGCCGTGCGGGCGCGGCTCGTCCCCGGTGACAGCCTGCTGCTGGGAACGGACCTGGTGAAGGACGAGGCGACGCTCGTCGCGGCGTACGACGACGCGGCGGGGGTGACGGCGGCGTTCAACAAGAACGTGCTGAGGGTGGTGAACCGGGAGCTCGCGGCGGACTTCCCGCCCGACGACTTCGACCACGTCGCCCTGTGGGACGCGGAGCACGAGTGGATCGAGATGCGGCTGCGGGCCCGGCGGGCGCTGACGGTGAAGATCCGGGAGCTTGACCTGGTGGTGCCGTTCGAGGAGGGCGAGGAGCTTCGGACGGAGATCTCGGCGAAGTTCCGGGAGGAGGGGGTGCGAGGGGAGCTGGCCATGGCGGGGCTGCGGCTGGACCGGTGGTGGACGGATACGGCCGGCCGCTTCGCGCTGTCGCTGTCGACGGCCCGCTGA
- the egtC gene encoding ergothioneine biosynthesis protein EgtC — MCRHIAYLGPPVRLGEILVDPAHSLVRQSWEPRRQRSGTVNADGFGVGWYADGDPVPGRYRRSGPVWGDETFADLARVVRGTAFVGAVRDATWAGADGEAAAAPFASGPLLFSHNGAVRGWPGSLAPLAGTLPPERLLDLAARSDSALVWALVLRRIAEGDELPTALADTVTDIAGAAPGSRLNLLLTDGAAIVATAWGDSLWYLHEPGHRTVVASEPYDDAPYWHEVPDRTLLAATRTDVLLTPLKEPPA; from the coding sequence ATGTGCCGTCATATCGCCTACCTGGGGCCGCCTGTGCGCCTGGGAGAGATACTCGTGGATCCGGCGCACTCGCTCGTACGCCAGTCCTGGGAGCCGCGGCGCCAGCGGTCCGGCACGGTCAACGCGGACGGTTTCGGGGTCGGCTGGTACGCGGACGGGGACCCGGTGCCCGGCCGCTACCGGCGGAGCGGGCCCGTCTGGGGAGACGAGACGTTCGCCGATCTGGCGCGGGTCGTGCGCGGTACGGCATTCGTCGGCGCCGTGCGGGACGCCACCTGGGCGGGTGCGGACGGCGAGGCCGCCGCCGCGCCGTTCGCCTCGGGTCCCCTGCTGTTCAGCCACAACGGCGCGGTGCGCGGATGGCCCGGCTCACTGGCACCGCTGGCCGGCACCCTGCCTCCGGAGCGGCTGCTCGACCTGGCGGCGCGCAGTGACTCGGCGCTGGTCTGGGCCCTCGTGCTCCGCCGGATCGCGGAGGGCGACGAGCTCCCCACGGCACTCGCGGACACGGTGACCGACATCGCCGGGGCGGCACCCGGTTCCCGCCTCAACCTGCTGCTCACCGACGGCGCGGCGATCGTGGCGACCGCGTGGGGGGACTCGCTCTGGTACCTCCATGAGCCGGGGCACCGCACGGTGGTCGCCTCGGAGCCGTACGACGACGCCCCGTACTGGCACGAGGTGCCGGATCGCACCCTGCTGGCCGCGACCCGCACCGACGTCCTGCTGACCCCGCTCAAGGAGCCCCCCGCGTGA
- the egtB gene encoding ergothioneine biosynthesis protein EgtB, with protein sequence MTDHAPGPPHGREPEPDAEVLRERALAALVTARARTALLTESVEDHDLTAQHSPLMSPLVWDLAHIGNQEELWLLRAVGGQEAIRPEIDGLYDAFEHSRASRPSLPLLPPAEARIYAADVRGRALDILQGTPLHGAARPLERAGFVFGMIAQHEQQHDETMLITHQLRSGPAVLDAPEPHRPAEAAPLPSEVLVEEGPFTMGTSTEPWALDNERPAHRREVDAFFIDTAPVTCGAYRRFIEDGGYGDERWWAPEGWAMVREHALSAPLFWREDAGQWLRRRFGVTEPVAADEPVLHVSWYEADAYARWAGRRLPTEAEWEKAARHDPASGRSLRYPWGDGDPTPEHANLGQRHLRPARAGAYPAGRSPSGAGQLIGDVWEWTSSDFLPYPGFVAFPYREYSEVFFGPAHKVLRGGSFAVDAVACRGTFRNWDLPVRRQIFSGFRTARDA encoded by the coding sequence ATGACCGACCACGCACCCGGTCCCCCTCATGGCCGGGAACCGGAACCCGACGCCGAGGTCCTGCGCGAACGCGCCCTCGCCGCGCTCGTCACCGCGCGCGCACGCACCGCCCTGCTCACCGAGAGCGTCGAGGACCACGACCTCACCGCCCAGCACTCCCCGCTGATGTCGCCCCTGGTCTGGGACCTGGCGCACATCGGGAACCAGGAGGAGTTGTGGCTGCTGCGCGCCGTGGGCGGGCAGGAGGCGATCCGCCCGGAGATCGACGGGCTGTACGACGCGTTCGAGCACTCCCGGGCCAGCCGGCCCTCGCTGCCGCTGCTGCCGCCCGCCGAGGCGAGGATCTACGCCGCCGATGTGCGCGGCAGGGCCCTGGACATCCTCCAGGGCACGCCACTGCACGGTGCGGCCCGCCCCCTGGAACGCGCCGGTTTCGTCTTCGGCATGATCGCCCAGCACGAGCAGCAGCACGACGAGACGATGCTGATTACCCATCAGCTTCGCTCGGGGCCGGCGGTGCTCGACGCGCCGGAACCTCACCGGCCGGCCGAAGCGGCCCCACTCCCGTCCGAAGTCCTGGTCGAGGAAGGGCCGTTCACCATGGGCACCTCCACCGAGCCGTGGGCACTGGACAACGAGCGGCCGGCGCACCGGCGGGAGGTGGACGCGTTCTTCATCGACACCGCACCGGTGACCTGTGGCGCGTATCGGCGTTTCATCGAGGACGGCGGTTACGGCGACGAGCGCTGGTGGGCACCCGAGGGCTGGGCGATGGTCCGCGAACACGCCCTTTCCGCACCCTTGTTCTGGCGCGAGGACGCCGGGCAGTGGCTGCGCCGGCGGTTCGGGGTGACCGAGCCGGTGGCCGCCGACGAACCGGTGCTGCACGTGAGCTGGTACGAGGCGGACGCGTACGCCCGCTGGGCGGGCAGGCGGCTGCCGACCGAGGCGGAGTGGGAGAAGGCGGCCCGGCACGACCCCGCGTCGGGCCGCTCGCTGCGCTACCCCTGGGGTGACGGCGACCCGACCCCCGAGCACGCCAACCTGGGCCAGCGGCATCTGCGTCCGGCGCGCGCCGGGGCGTACCCGGCGGGGCGCTCGCCCTCGGGCGCCGGCCAGCTGATCGGTGACGTGTGGGAGTGGACGTCGAGCGACTTCCTGCCCTACCCGGGGTTCGTCGCGTTCCCGTACCGCGAGTACTCGGAGGTCTTCTTCGGGCCGGCCCACAAGGTGCTGCGCGGCGGTTCGTTCGCGGTGGACGCGGTGGCCTGCCGGGGCACCTTCCGCAACTGGGACCTGCCGGTGCGCCGCCAGATCTTCTCCGGGTTCCGGACCGCGAGGGATGCCTGA
- the egtA gene encoding ergothioneine biosynthesis glutamate--cysteine ligase EgtA: MPLDTPGAHGPAVEAEPLDEDEARDRLRGICFKTGPPRTVGVELEWLIHDRERPEAAVSHERLTAAADAVRATPLDSALTFEPGGQLELSSRPAGSLTACVDAVSADLDAVRTVLARSGLEPVGLGVDPWQPPRRLLQEPRYAAMEAALDRSGSAGRAMMCTSASVQVCVDAGEEEPGPLGYGRRWQLGHLLGAVLVAAFANSPFRQGARTGWRSTRQALWAGLDPGRSLAPPVGRPPRDAWAGHVLDTQVLCVRSDDGSPWAVPEGLTFRDWIRGGGPRPPVRADLDYHVTTLFPPVRPRGHLELRMIDAQSGPDGWLVPLAVTTALFDDPEAAETVYRAVKPLAETAGAAPAPRNPLWTTAARDGLADPELAAAAAVCFAAASRALPGLGASSRVQGAVAAFTDRYVARRRCPADDLPEPAPVRHGRGPAR, translated from the coding sequence ATGCCCCTGGACACTCCCGGCGCGCACGGTCCGGCCGTTGAGGCCGAGCCCCTCGACGAGGACGAGGCTCGGGACCGGTTGCGCGGCATATGTTTCAAGACGGGCCCGCCGCGGACCGTCGGTGTGGAACTCGAATGGCTCATCCACGACCGTGAGCGTCCCGAGGCCGCCGTCTCCCACGAGCGCCTGACCGCCGCCGCCGACGCCGTACGCGCGACCCCTCTCGACTCGGCCCTGACCTTCGAGCCCGGCGGACAGCTGGAGCTCAGTTCCCGGCCCGCCGGCTCCCTGACGGCATGTGTCGACGCCGTGTCCGCCGACCTGGACGCCGTACGCACCGTCCTCGCCCGGTCGGGGCTCGAACCGGTGGGCCTCGGTGTCGACCCCTGGCAGCCGCCCCGCCGACTGCTCCAGGAGCCGCGTTACGCCGCCATGGAGGCGGCGCTCGACCGTTCGGGGAGCGCCGGTCGCGCCATGATGTGCACGTCCGCCTCGGTGCAGGTCTGTGTGGACGCCGGTGAGGAGGAGCCGGGCCCCCTGGGGTACGGGCGGCGGTGGCAGCTCGGGCATCTGCTGGGCGCGGTGCTCGTGGCGGCCTTCGCCAACTCGCCGTTCCGGCAGGGTGCGCGCACCGGCTGGCGTTCCACCCGGCAGGCGCTGTGGGCCGGCCTCGACCCGGGGAGATCGCTGGCCCCGCCGGTCGGTCGCCCGCCGCGGGATGCCTGGGCCGGACATGTCCTGGACACGCAGGTGTTGTGCGTCCGCAGCGACGACGGCTCCCCCTGGGCCGTTCCCGAGGGGCTGACGTTCAGGGACTGGATCCGGGGAGGCGGGCCGAGACCCCCGGTGCGTGCCGATCTCGACTACCACGTGACGACGCTGTTCCCGCCGGTGCGCCCGCGCGGGCATCTGGAACTGCGCATGATCGACGCCCAGTCGGGCCCTGACGGCTGGCTGGTGCCGCTGGCCGTCACCACTGCTCTCTTCGACGACCCGGAGGCGGCCGAAACCGTGTACCGCGCAGTGAAACCGCTGGCGGAGACGGCGGGCGCGGCCCCCGCGCCCCGCAATCCGCTCTGGACGACGGCCGCCCGCGACGGGCTCGCCGATCCCGAACTGGCCGCAGCCGCCGCGGTGTGCTTCGCGGCCGCCTCACGGGCGCTGCCCGGACTCGGCGCGAGCAGCCGTGTGCAGGGTGCCGTCGCCGCCTTCACCGACCGGTACGTGGCACGGCGCCGATGCCCCGCCGACGACCTGCCCGAACCGGCACCGGTCCGGCACGGAAGGGGCCCGGCCCGATGA
- a CDS encoding type II toxin-antitoxin system PemK/MazF family toxin: MTFQHQDHSSDSSTDFPGRTGRGATTQADPLEVGPVRTSYAPDRDGDPDPGEIVWTWVPFEENDGRGKDRPVLVVAREATGTVLAVQLSSKQHDRDHEWVSLGAGPWDSSGRPSWVDLDRVLRVHEDGMRREACALDRGRFDLVVGRLRERYGWS; this comes from the coding sequence ATGACGTTTCAGCACCAGGACCACAGCAGCGACAGCTCCACCGACTTCCCGGGCCGGACCGGCCGGGGCGCCACCACTCAGGCCGACCCGCTCGAGGTGGGCCCCGTCCGCACCTCGTACGCCCCCGACCGCGACGGCGATCCCGACCCCGGGGAGATCGTGTGGACCTGGGTGCCGTTCGAGGAGAACGACGGGCGGGGCAAGGACCGGCCGGTGCTGGTGGTGGCCCGGGAGGCGACGGGTACGGTCCTCGCGGTTCAGCTGTCGAGCAAACAGCACGACCGGGACCACGAGTGGGTGTCGCTGGGCGCCGGGCCGTGGGACAGCTCGGGGCGGCCCTCCTGGGTGGACCTGGACCGGGTGCTGCGGGTGCACGAGGACGGGATGCGGCGCGAGGCCTGCGCCTTGGACCGGGGCAGGTTCGACCTGGTCGTGGGGCGGCTGCGGGAGCGTTACGGCTGGAGCTGA
- a CDS encoding LacI family DNA-binding transcriptional regulator: MSQLPEQSARTSVPTSADVARAAGVSRATVSYVLNDNTTVRISDATRRRVRAAAFDLGYVPHAAARSLRAGHSRMVLLPAAHLPAGLLQQRFFTDLQSDLRRLDYTVVQCGSAGLDADEAVRAWAELRPVAVVAPGGVPLTPHGIGMLTRSGAKAVITLGPQPVEGAHALVLDQREVGGSAARHLLFRGRRRIGVVMPQEPGLGLFSQPRLEGALREVEASAVGARVQPLPLRYEEESAGELAARWRALGLDSVFAYDDEYAMLLMRALHDAGIEVPAETAVVGAGDLMLGRLLRPRLSSVRMELATGQPPAEMIDRLVRHPGGAPERHDLLRARTVARESS, from the coding sequence ATGAGCCAGTTACCCGAGCAGTCCGCCCGCACCTCCGTACCGACCAGCGCCGACGTGGCCCGCGCCGCAGGGGTCTCGCGGGCCACCGTGTCCTACGTACTGAACGACAACACCACCGTGCGGATCAGTGACGCCACCCGTCGCCGGGTCAGGGCGGCCGCCTTCGACCTCGGCTACGTCCCGCACGCGGCGGCCCGCAGCCTCCGGGCCGGGCACAGCAGAATGGTGCTGCTGCCCGCCGCGCACCTTCCGGCCGGCCTTCTCCAACAGCGCTTCTTCACGGACCTGCAGTCGGATCTGCGGCGTCTGGACTACACCGTGGTGCAGTGCGGCAGCGCGGGCCTCGACGCCGACGAGGCCGTCAGGGCCTGGGCCGAACTGCGGCCGGTCGCCGTCGTCGCACCGGGCGGCGTCCCGCTCACCCCGCACGGCATAGGGATGCTGACCCGTTCAGGCGCCAAGGCGGTCATCACCCTCGGTCCTCAGCCGGTGGAGGGCGCCCATGCCCTGGTCCTGGACCAGAGGGAGGTCGGCGGCAGCGCCGCCCGGCATCTGCTGTTTCGCGGGCGCCGGAGGATCGGGGTGGTCATGCCCCAGGAGCCCGGACTCGGGCTGTTCTCGCAACCGCGCCTGGAAGGGGCGCTCCGGGAGGTCGAGGCGTCGGCCGTCGGGGCCCGTGTCCAGCCGCTGCCCCTGCGGTACGAGGAGGAGTCGGCCGGGGAACTCGCCGCCCGGTGGCGGGCCCTGGGGCTGGACTCCGTGTTCGCCTACGACGACGAGTACGCGATGCTGCTGATGAGGGCGCTGCACGACGCGGGCATCGAGGTGCCCGCCGAGACGGCGGTCGTCGGCGCCGGGGACCTGATGCTCGGCAGGCTGCTGCGGCCCCGGCTCAGCAGCGTCCGGATGGAACTGGCGACCGGGCAGCCACCGGCCGAGATGATCGACCGGCTCGTCCGGCATCCCGGCGGTGCGCCCGAGCGCCACGACCTGCTGCGGGCCAGGACGGTGGCGCGCGAGTCCAGCTGA
- the trxA gene encoding thioredoxin, which yields MSTVELTKENFDQVVTDNDFLLIDFWASWCGPCRQFAPVYDSASERHPDLVFAKVDTEAQQELAAAFEIRSIPTLMIIRDNVAVFSQPGALPEAALEDVIGQARKLDMDEVRKSVEEEQQQARQQNP from the coding sequence ATGAGCACTGTAGAGCTCACCAAGGAAAACTTCGATCAGGTCGTGACCGACAACGACTTCCTGCTGATCGACTTCTGGGCTTCTTGGTGCGGTCCGTGTCGGCAGTTCGCGCCGGTCTACGACTCGGCGTCCGAGCGTCACCCCGACCTGGTCTTCGCCAAGGTCGACACCGAGGCTCAGCAGGAACTCGCGGCCGCCTTCGAGATCCGTTCCATCCCCACCTTGATGATCATCCGTGACAACGTCGCGGTCTTCTCCCAGCCCGGGGCGCTTCCGGAGGCGGCGCTGGAGGACGTCATCGGGCAGGCGCGGAAGCTGGACATGGACGAGGTACGCAAGTCCGTGGAGGAGGAGCAGCAGCAGGCCCGTCAGCAGAACCCGTAG
- a CDS encoding dihydrolipoyl dehydrogenase family protein: MTDAVENTEYDVVVIGGGPVGENVADRTRAAGLSTAVVESELIGGECSYWACMPSKALLRPIVARADARKVPGLSGAVQGALDADAVLAHRDDEASGWKDDGQVAWLDGIGADIYRGKGRLTGVRQVSVVGPDGAQKRLTARHAVAVCTGSRAAVPGLPGVADVRPWTSREATSAKEVPGRLVVVGGGVVGTEMATAWQGLGAQVTMLVRGERLLPSMEPFAGELVGEALGEAGARVLTGVSAVSVRRAGQDGPVTVELDDGGSVEADEVLFATGRAPRTDDLGLDTVGLEPGSWLDVDDSCLVEGSDWLYAVGDVNHRALLTHQGKYQARVAGAAIAARAQGGPSLETDPWGAYAATADHAAVPQVVFTDPEAASVGLTLAQAEAAGRRVRGVDYDLASVAGSGLYAQGYKGRARMVVDLDREVLLGVTFVGPGVGELLHSATIAVVGEVPVDRLWHAVPSYPTISEIWLRLLETYRG, translated from the coding sequence ATGACTGACGCAGTGGAGAACACCGAATACGACGTCGTGGTGATCGGCGGGGGCCCCGTCGGCGAGAACGTGGCGGACCGCACCCGGGCCGCCGGGCTGAGCACGGCTGTGGTGGAGTCCGAACTCATCGGCGGCGAGTGCTCGTACTGGGCCTGCATGCCCAGCAAGGCACTGCTGCGGCCGATCGTGGCGCGCGCCGACGCACGGAAGGTGCCCGGCCTGAGCGGCGCCGTGCAGGGCGCCCTCGACGCGGACGCCGTCCTCGCCCACCGCGACGACGAGGCATCCGGCTGGAAGGACGACGGCCAGGTCGCCTGGCTGGACGGCATCGGCGCGGACATCTACCGCGGCAAGGGCCGGCTGACCGGAGTCCGGCAGGTCTCCGTCGTCGGGCCCGACGGTGCGCAGAAGCGGCTCACCGCCCGGCACGCCGTCGCGGTGTGCACGGGCAGCAGGGCCGCCGTCCCCGGTCTGCCGGGCGTCGCCGACGTCCGCCCCTGGACCAGCCGCGAGGCGACCAGCGCCAAGGAGGTGCCCGGCCGCCTCGTCGTCGTCGGCGGGGGAGTGGTCGGCACGGAGATGGCCACCGCCTGGCAGGGACTCGGCGCCCAGGTGACCATGCTGGTCCGCGGCGAGCGGCTGCTGCCCTCCATGGAACCGTTCGCGGGTGAACTGGTCGGTGAGGCGCTGGGCGAGGCAGGCGCCCGGGTCCTCACCGGGGTCTCCGCGGTCTCGGTGCGCCGGGCCGGACAGGACGGCCCCGTCACCGTGGAACTGGACGACGGCGGCAGCGTCGAGGCCGACGAGGTCCTCTTCGCCACCGGCCGGGCCCCGCGCACCGACGACCTCGGCCTCGACACCGTGGGCCTCGAGCCCGGTTCCTGGCTGGACGTCGACGACAGCTGCCTCGTGGAGGGGAGCGACTGGCTGTACGCCGTCGGAGACGTCAACCACCGCGCGCTCCTGACCCACCAGGGCAAGTACCAGGCCCGTGTCGCCGGTGCCGCGATCGCCGCCCGGGCGCAGGGGGGCCCGTCGCTGGAGACGGACCCGTGGGGCGCGTACGCGGCCACGGCCGACCACGCGGCCGTCCCGCAGGTCGTCTTCACCGACCCGGAGGCCGCTTCGGTCGGCCTCACCCTGGCCCAGGCGGAAGCGGCGGGCCGCCGGGTGCGCGGCGTCGACTACGACCTGGCCTCCGTGGCCGGCTCGGGCCTGTACGCCCAGGGGTACAAGGGCCGTGCCCGGATGGTCGTGGACCTGGACCGCGAAGTCCTGCTCGGTGTCACCTTCGTCGGGCCGGGCGTCGGTGAACTGCTGCACTCCGCGACGATCGCCGTCGTGGGTGAGGTCCCCGTCGACCGGCTCTGGCACGCGGTTCCGTCGTACCCGACGATCAGCGAGATCTGGCTGCGGCTGCTGGAGACGTACCGCGGCTGA
- a CDS encoding cation diffusion facilitator family transporter, producing the protein MAQDADRRWLSMALGLIVAYMAVEVVVAFAAQSLALLADAAHMLSDAGAIALALWAMKLAARPVRGRYTFGFKRAEILSAQANGLTLLLLSAWLTYETVARLLDPPPVAGALVLVTALVGVAVNIAAAWCMSKANRSSLNVEGAFQHILTDLYGFIATAVSGAVVMATGFARADSIASMVVVVLMVRSGLSLVRASGKIFLQAAPDGVDPDDVGRAMVGHDGVVEVHDLHIWEITSDEIVLSAHVLVETGGDCHAVRKGIQTRLREDYGIRHATLEVDHAPERLVDAETGRHSEEPQHCEEPHGEVRRNEAHA; encoded by the coding sequence GTGGCACAGGACGCCGACCGCCGCTGGTTGTCGATGGCTCTGGGACTGATCGTCGCCTACATGGCGGTGGAGGTCGTCGTCGCGTTCGCCGCGCAGTCGCTGGCCCTCCTGGCGGACGCGGCGCACATGCTCTCCGACGCGGGGGCGATCGCGCTCGCGCTCTGGGCGATGAAACTCGCGGCGAGGCCGGTGCGCGGGCGCTACACCTTCGGTTTCAAGCGCGCGGAGATCCTCTCGGCGCAGGCGAACGGCCTCACCTTGCTGCTGCTGTCGGCCTGGCTGACGTACGAGACCGTCGCCAGGCTGCTGGACCCCCCGCCGGTCGCCGGCGCCCTGGTGCTGGTGACCGCCCTCGTGGGCGTCGCGGTGAACATCGCTGCCGCCTGGTGCATGTCAAAGGCGAATCGCTCCTCGCTCAACGTCGAAGGGGCCTTCCAGCACATCCTCACGGACCTCTACGGGTTCATCGCGACGGCCGTCTCCGGTGCCGTGGTGATGGCGACCGGCTTCGCCAGGGCCGACTCCATCGCTTCCATGGTCGTGGTCGTGCTCATGGTCCGGTCGGGCCTGTCACTGGTCCGGGCCTCCGGGAAGATCTTCCTCCAGGCCGCGCCCGACGGGGTGGACCCCGACGACGTCGGCCGCGCGATGGTCGGTCATGACGGGGTGGTGGAGGTCCACGACCTGCACATCTGGGAGATCACCTCCGACGAGATCGTGCTGTCCGCCCATGTGCTGGTGGAGACCGGCGGGGACTGCCACGCGGTGCGCAAGGGGATCCAGACGCGGCTGCGCGAGGACTACGGCATCAGACACGCCACGCTGGAGGTCGACCACGCCCCCGAACGGCTCGTCGACGCCGAGACGGGGCGGCATTCCGAGGAACCGCAACACTGCGAGGAGCCGCACGGTGAGGTCCGCCGTAACGAGGCCCATGCCTGA
- a CDS encoding aldo/keto reductase, translating to MPAVPDVILNNGVKIPQLGFGTFQIEPARTRETTLAALEAGYRHIDTAEMYGNEKEVGQAVRDSGLDRADVFVTSKLNNYAHAYDDALQAFDGTMEALDLEYLDLFLIHWPLPGKGDFTEPWKAMEEIYRSGRAKAVGVSNFQPPHVRRLLESGVVVPAVNQIEVHPYLTQDAVRSFGAEHGIATEAWSPIARGKVLGDPVIARIAERVGKSTAQVTLRWHLQRGDIVFPKSVTRKRIVENFDLFDFELTEADIGEISALNRDERTGPDPDRFNG from the coding sequence GTGCCCGCAGTACCCGATGTCATCCTCAACAACGGCGTGAAGATCCCACAACTCGGATTCGGCACCTTCCAGATCGAACCGGCGCGGACGCGAGAGACGACGCTGGCGGCCCTGGAAGCCGGCTACCGCCACATCGACACGGCGGAGATGTACGGCAACGAGAAGGAGGTCGGCCAGGCGGTCCGCGACTCCGGTCTCGACCGTGCCGACGTCTTCGTGACGAGCAAGCTGAACAACTACGCCCACGCGTACGACGACGCCCTCCAGGCGTTCGACGGCACCATGGAGGCCCTGGACCTGGAGTACCTGGATCTCTTCCTCATCCACTGGCCCCTGCCCGGCAAGGGGGACTTCACGGAGCCCTGGAAGGCCATGGAGGAGATCTACCGCTCCGGACGGGCCAAGGCCGTCGGGGTGTCCAACTTCCAGCCCCCGCACGTGCGCCGGCTGCTGGAGAGCGGCGTGGTGGTGCCCGCCGTCAACCAGATCGAGGTGCATCCCTATCTCACCCAGGACGCCGTCAGGTCCTTCGGGGCCGAGCACGGGATCGCGACCGAGGCGTGGTCGCCCATCGCGCGGGGCAAGGTCCTCGGGGATCCGGTCATCGCCCGTATCGCCGAGCGCGTCGGCAAGTCGACGGCCCAGGTGACGTTGCGCTGGCACCTGCAGCGCGGAGACATCGTCTTCCCCAAGTCGGTGACCCGGAAGCGCATCGTGGAGAACTTCGACCTCTTCGACTTCGAGCTCACCGAGGCCGACATCGGTGAGATCTCCGCACTGAACCGCGACGAGCGGACCGGGCCGGACCCCGACCGCTTCAACGGCTGA